From one Anaeromyxobacter diazotrophicus genomic stretch:
- a CDS encoding hybrid sensor histidine kinase/response regulator — protein MGRDKYKYFRVEARELLDGLSRGILELERAPGDRAVVARLLRLAHTLKGAARVVQLPAIAELAHAAEDQLAPHRDEGTPPLPREGIDALLRAVDGMAARLAEVDAPPAAAAASSASAAAGPGATGDAAAAEAPRRAAAGEPPYQSLRVDLPEADALLASALEAGVQAGALRRGLAALGHARELTRALSDQLAPRHGEAEPAPPPARLRGLVDELARALGSVQRSLSARADRAEREIAQLRGAAERLRLVPARAVFGALQRATRDAAHALGREVAFEASGGEVRIDAHLLTPVRDALLHAVRNAVAHGIEPAPERAARGKPPAGRVRVEVERRGATLVFRCRDDGRGVDAEAVRAAAVRKGLATPAEAPALAPAALAALLLRGGLSTSPAVNDLAGRGVGLDVVRDSATRLGGTASLESEPGRGATLELAVPLSLSSVRALHVEAGGAVASVPLEAVERTVHVWPERLAQGPGGAGLSHEGEVLPFLPLGRLLRDGGAERPRRAFAALVVRAGGERVALGADRLLGTSEIVVHPVPEHARAEPFVLGAALDGEGQPRLVLDPAGLAAAARAAAPPPAPRRARAPVLVVDDSLTTRMLQQSILESAGYEVELAVSAEEALDKARRRRFGLFLVDVEMPGMDGFEFVRTTRADPALAVTPAILVTSRAAPEDRRRGLEAGARAYVVKSEFDQQKLLAQIEELLA, from the coding sequence GTGGGGCGCGACAAGTACAAGTACTTCCGCGTCGAGGCGCGCGAGCTCCTCGACGGGCTCTCGCGGGGCATCCTGGAGCTGGAGCGCGCGCCGGGCGACCGCGCCGTGGTGGCGCGGCTGCTCCGGCTCGCCCACACGCTGAAGGGCGCCGCGCGCGTGGTGCAGCTGCCCGCCATCGCCGAGCTCGCCCACGCCGCCGAGGATCAGCTCGCTCCCCACCGCGACGAGGGAACGCCGCCGCTCCCGCGCGAGGGGATCGACGCGCTCCTCCGCGCGGTCGACGGCATGGCGGCGCGGCTGGCCGAGGTGGACGCGCCGCCCGCCGCCGCCGCCGCCTCCTCCGCCTCCGCCGCTGCCGGCCCCGGGGCGACGGGCGACGCCGCGGCCGCCGAGGCGCCGCGGCGGGCCGCTGCCGGCGAGCCGCCCTACCAGAGCCTGCGGGTGGACCTGCCGGAGGCGGACGCGCTGCTCGCCTCGGCGCTCGAGGCCGGGGTGCAGGCGGGCGCGCTCCGGCGCGGGCTGGCGGCCCTCGGCCACGCGCGCGAGCTCACCCGCGCGCTGTCCGACCAGCTCGCCCCGCGGCACGGCGAGGCCGAGCCGGCGCCCCCGCCGGCGCGCCTGCGCGGGCTGGTCGACGAGCTGGCGCGCGCGCTCGGGTCGGTGCAGCGGAGCCTCTCGGCGCGGGCGGACCGGGCCGAGCGCGAGATCGCGCAGCTGCGCGGGGCCGCCGAGCGCCTGCGGCTCGTCCCGGCGCGCGCCGTCTTCGGCGCGCTCCAGCGCGCCACCCGCGACGCCGCGCACGCGCTGGGCCGGGAGGTCGCCTTCGAGGCGAGCGGGGGGGAGGTCCGCATCGACGCCCACCTGCTGACGCCGGTCCGCGACGCCCTCCTGCACGCCGTCCGCAACGCGGTCGCGCACGGGATCGAGCCCGCGCCGGAGCGCGCGGCGCGCGGCAAGCCGCCGGCGGGCCGGGTGCGGGTCGAGGTGGAGCGGCGGGGCGCCACCCTCGTCTTCAGGTGCCGGGACGACGGGCGCGGGGTGGACGCCGAGGCGGTGCGCGCCGCGGCGGTGCGGAAGGGGCTGGCGACGCCGGCCGAGGCGCCCGCGCTCGCGCCGGCGGCGCTGGCGGCGCTCCTCCTGCGCGGCGGCCTCTCCACCAGCCCGGCCGTGAACGACCTCGCCGGGCGCGGGGTGGGGCTGGACGTGGTGCGCGACAGCGCGACGCGGCTCGGCGGCACCGCCAGCCTGGAGAGCGAGCCCGGGCGCGGCGCCACCCTCGAGCTGGCGGTGCCCCTCTCGCTCTCGTCGGTGCGCGCGCTGCACGTCGAGGCGGGCGGGGCGGTGGCGTCCGTGCCGCTCGAGGCGGTCGAGCGTACCGTGCACGTCTGGCCGGAGCGGCTGGCGCAGGGGCCCGGCGGCGCGGGCCTCTCCCACGAGGGCGAGGTGCTCCCGTTCCTGCCGCTCGGCCGCCTGCTGCGCGACGGCGGCGCGGAGCGGCCGCGGCGGGCCTTCGCGGCCCTCGTGGTGCGCGCCGGGGGCGAGCGCGTGGCGCTGGGCGCGGACCGGCTGCTCGGCACCTCGGAGATCGTGGTGCACCCGGTCCCGGAGCACGCGCGCGCGGAGCCCTTCGTGCTGGGCGCGGCGCTCGACGGCGAGGGCCAGCCGCGGCTGGTGCTCGACCCCGCCGGGCTGGCCGCCGCGGCGCGCGCCGCCGCGCCGCCCCCCGCGCCGCGCCGCGCCCGCGCGCCGGTGCTGGTGGTGGACGACTCGCTCACCACCCGCATGCTGCAGCAGAGCATCCTGGAGTCGGCCGGCTACGAGGTCGAGCTGGCGGTCTCTGCGGAGGAGGCGCTCGACAAGGCGCGGCGGCGCCGCTTCGGGCTGTTCCTGGTGGACGTGGAGATGCCGGGGATGGACGGGTTCGAGTTCGTGCGCACCACCCGCGCCGACCCCGCGCTCGCCGTCACGCCGGCCATCCTCGTCACCTCGCGCGCGGCGCCCGAGGACCGGCGGCGCGGGCTCGAGGCGGGCGCGCGCGCCTACGTGGTGAAGTCCGAGTTCGACCAGCAGAAGCTGCTGGCCCAGATCGAGGAGCTGCTCGCGTGA
- a CDS encoding HAMP domain-containing methyl-accepting chemotaxis protein: MAERFTYSQKLVGALAAVVAVAVAVAGVAVYALHDVVERKDQVIDVAAQRMVDTERLHALLLRKGAEARAFLMTGEPQYRGNMREARDKFHDVVQTLEREVQTDEGRQLLADIGRAEDEHQRVVDALLAARTPEAHLDALAVRLEREVRPARARLEELVDRFIAREDRLLREQRAASSEAAARAVRLVVLLAAGGVALAAILAVLLARALSRRIFGAVQHVQSSSAELQAAAGQQATGAKQQATAMAEITTTISELLATSRQIAESAQRVAAVAAETAGAARAGDATVRMGQESMGSIRRQVDLVVNHMLELGRKSQQIGGIVEIIDELAEQTNILAINATIEAAGAGEGGRRFAVVAEEIRKLADRVGGSTKDVRALVDEIRSAVNTTVMATESGSKTVDAGARQFAEVASSFGHIARLVATTTEAAREIELSTKQQTTAVEQVNVAISNVAQATREAEASSGQSLQTASQLASMSRDLARLVQPRAAA, encoded by the coding sequence ATGGCGGAGCGGTTCACGTACTCACAGAAGCTGGTCGGCGCGCTGGCCGCGGTGGTGGCCGTCGCGGTGGCGGTGGCCGGGGTGGCGGTCTACGCCCTGCACGACGTGGTGGAGCGCAAGGATCAGGTCATCGACGTCGCCGCCCAGCGCATGGTGGACACCGAGCGGCTGCACGCGCTCCTCCTGCGGAAGGGGGCCGAGGCGCGCGCGTTCCTCATGACCGGCGAGCCGCAGTACCGCGGCAACATGCGCGAGGCGCGCGACAAGTTCCACGACGTCGTGCAGACGCTCGAGCGCGAGGTCCAGACCGACGAGGGGCGCCAGCTGCTGGCGGACATCGGGCGCGCCGAGGACGAGCACCAGCGCGTGGTCGACGCGCTCCTCGCGGCGCGCACCCCGGAGGCGCACCTCGACGCGCTGGCGGTGCGCCTCGAGCGCGAGGTGCGCCCGGCCCGCGCGAGGCTCGAGGAGCTGGTGGACCGCTTCATCGCCCGCGAGGACCGGCTCCTGCGCGAGCAGCGCGCGGCCTCGAGCGAGGCCGCCGCGCGCGCCGTCCGGCTGGTGGTGCTGCTGGCGGCCGGCGGGGTGGCGCTGGCCGCGATCCTGGCGGTGCTGCTGGCGCGGGCCCTCTCCCGCCGCATCTTCGGCGCCGTGCAGCACGTCCAGAGCTCGTCGGCCGAGCTGCAGGCGGCGGCGGGCCAGCAGGCCACCGGTGCCAAGCAGCAGGCGACCGCCATGGCCGAGATCACCACCACCATCAGCGAGCTGCTCGCCACCTCGCGCCAGATCGCGGAGAGCGCGCAGCGGGTGGCGGCGGTCGCCGCCGAGACCGCCGGGGCGGCCCGGGCCGGCGACGCGACGGTGCGCATGGGGCAGGAGTCGATGGGCAGCATCCGGCGCCAGGTCGACCTGGTCGTGAACCACATGCTCGAGCTCGGCCGCAAGTCGCAGCAGATCGGCGGCATCGTGGAGATCATCGACGAGCTGGCCGAGCAGACGAACATCCTCGCCATCAACGCCACCATCGAGGCGGCCGGGGCGGGCGAGGGCGGGCGCCGCTTCGCGGTGGTGGCGGAGGAGATCCGCAAGCTCGCCGACCGCGTCGGCGGCTCGACCAAGGACGTGCGGGCGCTGGTCGACGAGATCCGCTCGGCGGTCAACACCACCGTCATGGCCACCGAGAGCGGCTCGAAGACGGTGGACGCCGGCGCGCGCCAGTTCGCGGAGGTGGCGAGCTCCTTCGGCCACATCGCGCGGCTCGTCGCCACCACCACCGAGGCCGCGCGGGAGATCGAGCTCTCGACGAAGCAGCAGACCACCGCCGTGGAGCAGGTGAACGTCGCCATCTCCAACGTCGCGCAGGCCACCCGGGAGGCCGAGGCCAGCTCCGGCCAGTCGCTCCAGACGGCCTCGCAGCTCGCCTCGATGTCGCGCGACCTGGCGCGCCTGGTGCAGCCGAGGGCCGCCGCGTAG
- a CDS encoding chemotaxis protein CheW yields the protein MSARATLEELRAEFDAAFDAPPAGPAPAEVPLLVLRAGAGRVAVRALETGGLVACGRIEPVPSRRRELLGVTGLRGTLLPVYGLARLLGLEEGGEAPRWLLLAGGPARLGLAFGALEAYRRVPAAALEAARGGAGPLRELVRLEGAAVPVASLPALLREIGLS from the coding sequence GTGAGCGCGCGCGCGACGCTCGAGGAGCTGCGGGCGGAGTTCGACGCCGCCTTCGACGCTCCGCCGGCGGGCCCCGCTCCGGCCGAGGTCCCGCTGCTCGTGCTGCGGGCCGGCGCGGGCCGCGTGGCGGTGCGGGCGCTCGAGACCGGGGGGCTCGTGGCCTGCGGGCGCATCGAGCCCGTCCCCAGCCGCCGCCGGGAGCTCCTGGGGGTCACGGGCCTGCGCGGGACGCTCCTCCCGGTCTACGGACTGGCGCGCCTGCTCGGGCTGGAAGAAGGGGGCGAGGCGCCGCGGTGGCTGCTCCTCGCCGGCGGGCCGGCGCGGCTCGGGCTCGCCTTCGGGGCGCTCGAGGCGTACCGGCGGGTGCCGGCGGCGGCGCTCGAGGCGGCGCGCGGCGGCGCGGGTCCGCTGCGGGAGCTGGTGCGGCTCGAGGGCGCGGCGGTGCCGGTGGCGAGCCTGCCCGCCTTGCTGCGCGAGATCGGTCTATCTTGA
- a CDS encoding CheR family methyltransferase has protein sequence MTLGLRGDELERLRVAVAARLGLHFDDTKLDDLDAVAAKRLGALRHVPAGVWLGRVEAGDPEELAFLAERLTVGETYFFRNGNDLRAFAEVVVPARLAARDGERRLRFLSAGCSSGEEPYTLAMLLQDAPGLAGWDVSVRGVDVNPAALERARAGRYGEWSLRQTSAEARARFFEGTDREFTVRPAVRAMVSFDQRNLVAEDPALWTPGAYDAIFCRNVTMYFAPEVSRRVVDRIAASLAPGGFLFLGHAETLRGVSGRFHLRHSHDTFYYQLRGAGEDAVSGAVAPRRAPAAAPPLAAAPADPGWPEAIRAASARVAAITGGASAPGHSATPPPPGGPLQLAAALDLARQERYADALALLAARPLEAETDPDALLLRAVVLASSGDPAGAEAACARVLALDELSAEAHYVMALCREHARDAEGARNQDHYALYLDPTFALPRLHLGLMAQRAGEREKARGELSRALALLAGEDASRVLLLGGGFSRDALAELCRAELRAAGGEP, from the coding sequence GTGACGCTCGGCCTCCGCGGCGACGAGCTGGAGCGGCTGCGGGTCGCGGTGGCGGCCCGGCTCGGGCTCCACTTCGACGACACCAAGCTCGACGACCTCGACGCGGTGGCCGCGAAGCGGCTGGGCGCACTGCGGCACGTGCCGGCCGGCGTCTGGCTCGGGCGCGTCGAGGCGGGCGACCCGGAGGAGCTCGCGTTCCTGGCGGAGCGGCTCACCGTCGGCGAGACCTACTTCTTCCGGAACGGCAACGACCTACGCGCGTTCGCCGAGGTGGTGGTCCCGGCGCGGCTGGCGGCCCGCGACGGGGAGCGGCGGCTGCGCTTCCTGTCGGCCGGGTGCTCCTCGGGCGAGGAGCCCTACACCCTCGCCATGCTCCTCCAGGACGCCCCCGGCCTGGCGGGCTGGGACGTCTCCGTGCGCGGCGTGGACGTGAACCCGGCGGCGCTGGAGCGGGCGCGGGCGGGAAGGTACGGCGAGTGGTCGCTGCGCCAGACGTCGGCGGAGGCGCGCGCGCGGTTCTTCGAGGGGACCGACCGGGAGTTCACCGTCAGGCCCGCGGTGCGGGCGATGGTATCCTTCGACCAGCGGAACCTCGTCGCGGAGGATCCCGCGCTCTGGACCCCCGGGGCGTACGACGCGATCTTCTGCCGGAACGTGACCATGTACTTCGCCCCCGAGGTGAGCCGGCGCGTCGTCGACCGCATCGCCGCGTCCCTGGCGCCGGGCGGCTTCCTGTTCCTGGGGCACGCCGAGACGCTGCGGGGGGTGTCGGGCCGCTTCCACCTGCGGCACTCGCACGACACCTTCTACTACCAGCTGCGCGGCGCGGGCGAGGACGCGGTCTCCGGGGCGGTCGCGCCGCGCCGGGCGCCGGCCGCGGCGCCGCCGCTCGCCGCCGCCCCCGCCGACCCCGGCTGGCCGGAGGCCATCCGCGCCGCCTCGGCGCGCGTGGCGGCGATCACGGGCGGCGCCTCCGCGCCCGGGCACTCGGCCACGCCTCCGCCCCCGGGCGGACCGCTCCAGCTCGCGGCCGCGCTCGACCTCGCCCGGCAGGAGCGCTACGCCGACGCGCTGGCGCTGCTGGCGGCCCGGCCGCTCGAGGCCGAGACCGACCCCGACGCGCTGCTCCTGCGCGCGGTGGTGCTCGCGAGCAGCGGCGACCCCGCGGGCGCCGAGGCCGCCTGCGCCCGGGTCCTCGCGCTCGACGAGCTCTCGGCCGAGGCGCACTACGTCATGGCGCTCTGCCGCGAGCACGCCCGCGACGCCGAGGGGGCCAGGAACCAGGATCACTACGCCCTCTACCTCGACCCGACCTTCGCCCTGCCGCGGCTCCACCTCGGGCTCATGGCGCAGCGGGCTGGCGAGCGCGAGAAGGCGCGCGGCGAGCTCTCGCGGGCGCTGGCCCTGCTCGCCGGCGAGGACGCCTCGCGCGTGCTGCTCCTCGGCGGCGGCTTCAGCCGCGACGCGCTGGCGGAGCTGTGCCGGGCGGAGCTGCGGGCGGCCGGGGGCGAGCCGTGA
- a CDS encoding chemotaxis protein CheW — translation MSEPLPQRVVVVRAGGGLCALPVEAVVETRRPAAVRPLAGAPPWVSGVGLVRGAPAPVVDLAAFLGGAAEAAPARWVILRCGARVAALAVRQVAGVRALPGAAGELPLLSRAAEGALASLRALDRELLVVLEAGRLVPDEVLRAAGEAP, via the coding sequence GTGTCCGAGCCGTTGCCGCAGCGTGTCGTCGTCGTCCGGGCGGGCGGGGGGCTCTGCGCGCTGCCCGTCGAGGCGGTCGTCGAGACCCGGCGGCCGGCCGCGGTCCGCCCGCTGGCGGGCGCGCCGCCGTGGGTCTCCGGGGTGGGCCTGGTGCGGGGCGCGCCGGCGCCGGTGGTGGACCTGGCGGCGTTCCTCGGGGGGGCCGCGGAGGCCGCGCCGGCGCGCTGGGTGATCCTCCGCTGCGGGGCGCGGGTGGCGGCGCTGGCGGTGCGGCAGGTCGCGGGGGTGCGGGCGCTGCCCGGCGCCGCCGGGGAGCTCCCGCTCCTCTCGAGGGCGGCGGAGGGCGCGTTGGCGTCGCTGCGGGCCCTCGACCGCGAGCTCCTGGTGGTGCTCGAGGCGGGCCGCCTCGTCCCGGACGAGGTGCTGCGCGCGGCGGGAGAGGCGCCGTGA
- the glgB gene encoding 1,4-alpha-glucan branching protein GlgB: MARTTQGSEPAAPGASRAWEDGLDEPVRRAIERALPAWLAGRRWFGGKARPVERVEIVDAVPIPMGPGLARLALLRVRYAGGGEELYALPLAFAPGARAEALRREQPGAELAAATAGRERGVVYAADREPAFGRALLEAVARGGRFEGSAGALVAFHGAALERLAVDASRLEPRPVLAEQSNTSIRFGDHLILKLFRKTEPGPSPDLEVGAFLTDVAHFPHTPPTLGGLEYRPRHGEPLALGVLQAFVPNEGDAWSYTLRAVAEALERARGRGPPPAWDGHLLELAAAGPPEWARELVGPYLDAAALLGRRTAELHLALAGARGHPGFEPAPFAPSDRAALREGVAALVRRNLGLLRARLPALPPEVRRPAEAVLAREGEILGLARALGDQELGSLRLRTHGDYHLGQVLWTGRDFVLIDFEGEPAQPLAERRTLRSPLRDVAGMIRSFHYAACSERSNSPWAHAWYRAVASTFLRAYLGAARGAAFLPQRPEELRALLDLFLVEKAAYELGYELDHRPEWVALPLSGLEDLLGRAAPGGAEEGDAVKSKRATPRAAAPRAPAAPIATPLPTPAVLHAGGPSDADLHLWNEGTNYRAYRALGAHLAVVGGVAGVSFAVWAPNAERVSVMGDFNGWDKERHALRPLGASGVWQGFVPGLAEGTVYKYHLRSRHAGYAVDKADPFAFRAEVAPRTGSVVASHDHAWGDEAWMRDRAARNGLGSPMSIYEVHLGSWRRVPEEGNRPLTYRELAPALADYAVEMGFTHVELLPVMEHPFYGSWGYQCTGYFAPTSRYGSPQDFMYLVDTLHQRGVGVLLDWVPSHFPTDEHALAYFDGTHLFEHADPRQGHHQDWDSYIFNYGRNEVRSFLLSSALFWLDVFHADGLRVDAVASMLYLDYSRKEGEWVPNRFGGRENLEAVAFLRKLNEVVYQEHPDVQTVAEESTSWPMVSRPTWLGGLGFGMKWDMGWMHDTLGFLRHDPVFRKYHHNEITFRMMYAFSENFVLSLSHDEVVHGKGSLLGKMWGEDRQKFAGLRLLYGDLWAQPGKKLLFMGGELAQGQEWSHERSLDWHLLGDERHEGVRAWVRDLNRLLRAEPALHRHDFDPAGFAWVDCTDAESSVLTLLRHGDEGDADILVVLNFTPVPRVNYRVGVPRGGFWQEALNGDAVVYGGAGWGNLGGVEAAPVAAHGRPWSLVLTLPPMAALFLRGAG, encoded by the coding sequence ATGGCACGGACGACCCAGGGCTCCGAACCGGCTGCCCCGGGCGCCTCCCGCGCCTGGGAGGACGGCCTCGACGAGCCCGTCCGGCGCGCGATCGAGCGGGCGCTGCCGGCCTGGCTCGCGGGGCGGCGCTGGTTCGGCGGCAAGGCGCGCCCGGTCGAGCGGGTCGAGATCGTGGACGCGGTGCCGATCCCGATGGGCCCCGGGCTGGCGCGCCTCGCGCTGCTGCGGGTGCGCTACGCCGGGGGCGGCGAGGAGCTGTACGCGCTGCCGCTCGCCTTCGCCCCGGGCGCCCGCGCCGAGGCGCTGCGGCGCGAGCAGCCCGGCGCCGAGCTCGCCGCGGCGACCGCCGGGCGCGAGCGCGGCGTCGTGTACGCCGCCGACCGCGAGCCCGCCTTCGGCCGGGCGCTGCTCGAGGCGGTGGCCCGAGGCGGGCGGTTCGAGGGGAGCGCCGGAGCGCTGGTGGCGTTCCACGGGGCGGCGCTCGAGCGCCTCGCCGTGGACGCGAGCCGGCTCGAGCCGCGGCCCGTGCTGGCCGAGCAGAGCAACACCTCCATCCGGTTCGGCGACCACCTCATCCTGAAGCTGTTCCGGAAGACCGAGCCCGGGCCGAGCCCCGACCTCGAGGTCGGCGCCTTCCTGACGGACGTGGCGCACTTCCCGCACACGCCGCCCACCCTGGGCGGGCTCGAGTACCGGCCGCGCCACGGGGAGCCCCTCGCGCTCGGGGTCCTGCAGGCGTTCGTGCCGAACGAGGGCGACGCGTGGTCGTACACGCTCCGCGCGGTCGCCGAGGCGCTCGAGCGCGCCCGGGGCCGGGGGCCGCCGCCGGCCTGGGACGGGCACCTCCTCGAGCTCGCGGCGGCCGGGCCACCGGAGTGGGCGCGCGAGCTGGTGGGCCCGTACCTCGACGCGGCGGCGCTGCTCGGCCGGCGCACCGCCGAGCTGCACCTGGCGCTGGCGGGCGCCCGCGGTCACCCCGGCTTCGAGCCCGCGCCCTTCGCGCCCTCCGACCGCGCGGCGCTGCGCGAGGGGGTGGCGGCGCTCGTGCGCCGGAACCTCGGCCTCCTCCGCGCGCGCCTCCCGGCGCTGCCGCCCGAGGTCCGCCGGCCCGCCGAGGCCGTGCTGGCGCGCGAGGGCGAGATCCTCGGGCTGGCGCGGGCGCTCGGCGATCAGGAGCTCGGGTCGCTGCGCCTCCGCACGCACGGCGACTACCACCTCGGCCAGGTGCTGTGGACCGGCCGCGACTTCGTGCTCATCGACTTCGAGGGCGAGCCCGCGCAGCCGCTCGCCGAGCGCCGCACGCTGCGCTCCCCGCTGCGGGACGTGGCCGGTATGATCCGCAGCTTTCACTACGCGGCGTGCTCCGAGCGGTCGAATTCCCCCTGGGCCCACGCCTGGTACCGCGCCGTCGCGAGCACCTTCCTCCGCGCCTACCTCGGCGCCGCCCGCGGGGCCGCCTTCCTGCCGCAGCGTCCCGAGGAGCTGCGCGCGCTCCTCGATCTCTTCTTGGTGGAGAAGGCCGCCTACGAGCTCGGCTACGAGCTCGATCACCGGCCGGAATGGGTGGCGCTGCCGCTCTCGGGGCTCGAAGATCTCCTCGGGCGCGCCGCTCCCGGCGGCGCGGAGGAGGGAGACGCGGTGAAGAGCAAGAGGGCCACCCCGCGCGCCGCGGCGCCGCGCGCGCCCGCGGCGCCGATCGCCACCCCGCTCCCCACGCCCGCCGTGCTCCACGCCGGCGGCCCCTCCGACGCCGACCTGCACCTGTGGAACGAGGGGACGAACTACCGCGCCTACCGCGCGCTCGGGGCGCACCTCGCGGTCGTGGGCGGCGTGGCGGGGGTCTCGTTCGCCGTCTGGGCGCCCAACGCCGAGCGCGTCTCGGTCATGGGCGACTTCAACGGCTGGGACAAGGAGCGCCACGCGCTCCGGCCGCTCGGCGCCTCGGGCGTCTGGCAGGGCTTCGTCCCCGGCCTCGCGGAGGGGACCGTCTACAAGTACCACCTGCGCTCCCGCCACGCCGGCTACGCCGTGGACAAGGCCGACCCGTTCGCCTTCCGCGCCGAGGTGGCGCCGCGGACCGGCTCGGTCGTGGCGAGCCACGATCACGCGTGGGGCGACGAAGCGTGGATGAGGGATCGCGCGGCGCGCAACGGGCTCGGGAGCCCGATGAGCATCTACGAGGTCCACCTCGGGTCGTGGCGCCGCGTGCCGGAGGAGGGGAACCGGCCGCTCACCTACCGCGAGCTGGCGCCGGCGCTCGCCGACTACGCCGTGGAGATGGGCTTCACCCACGTCGAGCTCCTGCCCGTCATGGAGCACCCGTTCTACGGCTCCTGGGGCTACCAGTGCACCGGCTACTTCGCGCCCACGAGCCGCTACGGCTCCCCGCAGGATTTCATGTACCTCGTCGACACGCTCCACCAGCGCGGGGTGGGCGTCCTGCTCGACTGGGTCCCCTCGCACTTCCCCACCGACGAGCACGCGCTCGCGTACTTCGACGGCACGCACCTGTTCGAGCACGCCGACCCGCGGCAGGGTCACCACCAGGACTGGGACAGCTACATCTTCAACTACGGCCGGAACGAGGTGCGGAGCTTCCTCCTCTCCTCCGCGCTCTTCTGGCTCGACGTCTTCCACGCCGACGGGCTGCGCGTGGACGCGGTCGCCTCGATGCTCTACCTCGACTACTCGCGCAAGGAGGGCGAGTGGGTCCCGAACCGCTTCGGCGGGCGCGAGAACCTCGAGGCGGTCGCCTTCCTGCGGAAGCTCAACGAGGTCGTCTACCAGGAGCACCCGGACGTGCAGACCGTGGCCGAGGAGTCCACCTCCTGGCCCATGGTCTCGCGGCCCACCTGGCTGGGCGGGCTCGGGTTCGGGATGAAGTGGGACATGGGGTGGATGCACGACACGCTCGGCTTCCTGCGCCACGACCCCGTCTTCCGGAAGTACCACCACAACGAGATCACGTTCCGGATGATGTACGCGTTCTCCGAGAACTTCGTGCTCTCGCTCTCTCACGACGAGGTGGTGCACGGGAAGGGCTCCCTGCTCGGGAAGATGTGGGGCGAGGACCGGCAGAAGTTCGCCGGCCTGCGGCTCCTCTACGGCGATCTGTGGGCGCAGCCGGGGAAGAAGCTGCTCTTCATGGGCGGCGAGCTCGCGCAGGGGCAGGAGTGGAGCCACGAGCGGAGCCTCGACTGGCACCTGCTCGGCGACGAGCGCCACGAGGGCGTTCGCGCCTGGGTGCGCGACCTCAACCGCCTCCTCCGCGCCGAGCCGGCGCTCCACCGCCACGACTTCGACCCGGCCGGCTTCGCGTGGGTCGACTGCACCGACGCCGAGTCGAGCGTGCTGACGCTGCTGCGGCACGGCGACGAGGGGGACGCCGACATCCTGGTGGTGCTGAACTTCACCCCCGTGCCACGGGTGAACTACCGGGTCGGAGTGCCGCGCGGCGGCTTCTGGCAGGAGGCGCTCAACGGAGACGCGGTGGTGTACGGCGGGGCGGGTTGGGGGAACCTCGGCGGCGTGGAGGCGGCGCCGGTGGCGGCGCACGGCCGCCCCTGGTCCCTCGTCCTCACCCTCCCGCCCATGGCGGCGCTCTTCCTCCGCGGCGCCGGGTAG